Proteins co-encoded in one Streptomyces sp. JH34 genomic window:
- a CDS encoding class I SAM-dependent methyltransferase, protein MTGQQDRWAELTGGRAGEEYARRFARLVASGHDVHGEATFCAALLRPEARVLDAGCGTGRIAIRLAELGYHCTGVDVDSSMLAVARREAPGQEWLLGDLARLDTLGLKPDFDLVLAAGNVIPLLAPGTEAVVIRQLAAALQPGGLLVTGMGLDAAHLPLPEPPLTLADFDHWCTQAGLTLRQRYATWSGDPYQDGCGYAVSVHSRPAPMGRP, encoded by the coding sequence ATGACTGGGCAACAGGACCGCTGGGCGGAACTCACCGGGGGCCGAGCGGGGGAGGAGTACGCTCGGCGCTTCGCGCGTCTCGTCGCATCCGGCCACGACGTCCACGGCGAGGCCACGTTCTGCGCCGCACTGCTGCGGCCCGAAGCCCGGGTGCTCGACGCAGGTTGCGGCACGGGCCGGATCGCGATCCGGCTCGCGGAGCTCGGCTACCACTGCACCGGCGTGGACGTCGACTCCTCGATGCTCGCCGTCGCGCGCCGTGAGGCCCCCGGGCAGGAGTGGCTCCTCGGCGACCTGGCCCGCCTGGACACTCTCGGTCTGAAGCCAGACTTCGACCTGGTGCTCGCTGCCGGAAACGTCATCCCCCTGCTGGCCCCGGGCACCGAGGCGGTTGTCATCCGTCAACTGGCCGCCGCGCTGCAGCCCGGCGGTCTCCTGGTCACGGGCATGGGTCTGGACGCGGCACACCTGCCCTTGCCGGAGCCGCCGCTCACACTTGCGGACTTCGACCACTGGTGCACCCAGGCCGGACTGACCCTGCGACAGCGCTACGCCACCTGGAGCGGGGACCCCTATCAGGACGGATGCGGTTATGCCGTGAGCGTGCACTCCCGCCCCGCACCCATGGGTCGTCCATGA
- a CDS encoding DUF4241 domain-containing protein — MGGDHGPGTIVEVAYALAWDLEARAIWRPLTARAARERDGVGLPYVVVYRLPGREVPLEVRLVSWREHYVGLWVYDDRGRRTDELDLRLLDDPGRLLSRRTRTWRYTGPDVPEFDDECPRSTTELFPDGRGSITRKPEGELGRTLITVPDAATRRWQARPGFDDWPVGAVSRLGLQGPVTLRAALPAPDAAETPDAAREAPATCWHPPRPAQPGPIDALFRPGTRVTDGYHPEMTVVEPRRMGTLCVPSGLLAVSGPDDRAGKGPAMTIPVPPGAYALEEGQVHFGYDCEWRQTWVTRTDTTAVRLLISETPALSWEMCLGPDDDTRLLVENEIFGFDTDAATGCFADAGAWVPLQELFERHLLRGEPGVGEDITDSMYFLRTQDGASGGELVAFATTGDGTYPVWVGRSADGEVAELVVPVGGMPTVLQDDSSAPHAGRDTS, encoded by the coding sequence ATGGGTGGGGATCACGGACCGGGGACGATCGTCGAGGTCGCATACGCGCTGGCATGGGACCTGGAGGCCCGTGCGATTTGGCGGCCCCTGACCGCCCGGGCGGCACGGGAGCGGGACGGCGTGGGTCTACCTTACGTCGTGGTGTACCGGCTTCCGGGGCGGGAGGTTCCGCTGGAGGTCCGGCTGGTTTCCTGGCGGGAGCACTACGTCGGGCTGTGGGTCTACGACGACCGGGGCCGCCGTACCGACGAGCTGGACCTGCGTCTGCTGGATGATCCGGGCCGGCTGCTCAGTCGACGTACCCGCACGTGGCGGTACACCGGGCCTGACGTCCCGGAGTTCGACGACGAGTGCCCTCGATCCACGACGGAACTGTTCCCGGACGGCAGGGGATCGATCACGCGGAAGCCCGAAGGCGAGCTCGGGCGGACACTCATCACCGTGCCTGACGCCGCTACACGGCGTTGGCAGGCCCGCCCCGGGTTCGATGACTGGCCCGTGGGCGCTGTCAGCAGGCTCGGGTTGCAGGGACCGGTGACGCTCCGGGCGGCGCTGCCCGCCCCTGACGCGGCGGAGACGCCGGACGCCGCGCGCGAGGCCCCCGCCACGTGCTGGCACCCGCCCCGCCCCGCACAACCCGGGCCGATCGACGCGCTGTTCAGGCCGGGGACACGTGTGACCGACGGGTACCACCCCGAGATGACGGTCGTGGAGCCGCGAAGGATGGGCACCCTGTGCGTGCCGAGCGGCCTCCTGGCCGTTTCCGGACCGGACGACCGCGCCGGGAAAGGGCCCGCCATGACGATCCCCGTCCCACCGGGGGCATACGCACTCGAAGAAGGCCAGGTCCACTTCGGCTACGACTGCGAGTGGCGCCAGACCTGGGTGACCCGCACGGACACCACGGCGGTCCGGTTGCTCATCAGCGAGACGCCCGCGCTGTCGTGGGAGATGTGCCTCGGGCCCGATGACGACACGAGGCTGCTCGTCGAGAACGAGATCTTCGGCTTCGACACCGATGCTGCGACTGGATGCTTCGCCGACGCCGGGGCTTGGGTGCCGCTCCAAGAGCTCTTCGAGCGGCATCTCCTCCGGGGTGAGCCGGGCGTCGGGGAGGACATCACGGACTCGATGTACTTCCTGCGTACTCAGGACGGGGCATCCGGCGGCGAACTGGTCGCGTTCGCGACGACCGGCGACGGTACCTACCCCGTGTGGGTGGGGCGCTCCGCGGACGGGGAGGTGGCCGAGCTGGTGGTGCCGGTCGGGGGAATGCCCACGGTACTCCAGGACGACAGTTCAGCTCCTCATGCCGGCAGGGACACGAGCTGA
- a CDS encoding oxygenase MpaB family protein, with the protein MDGLSRRKMLMAGGALGAVGALGAASPALARPLWTWSPSASVAGTGVGVDPEYVWDEEADPVLAAVIDRGEVSRVNALLKQWTRNDQPLPDGLPGDLREFMESARRMPSWADKARLDRGARFSKTKGIYVGALYGLGSGLMSTAIPRESRAVYYSKGGADMKDRIAKTARLGYDIGDLDAYLPQGSMIVTAVKTRMVHAAVRHLLPQSPAWSQTSGGQKIPISQADIMVTWHSLATFVMSKMKEWGVRVGTADSEAYLHVWQVSAHMLGVSDEYIPATWDAANAQSKQVLDPILGHTPEGEALTEVLLGIVAELDAGLTRPLISAFSRYTLGGEVGDMIGLSKQPVLERLIATAWPLLVAFREGLIPIPAVPAVLWTLEEALRRFVLLFLAEGRPIAIDIPDMNRPS; encoded by the coding sequence ATGGACGGACTCAGCAGGCGCAAGATGTTGATGGCGGGCGGGGCCCTGGGGGCCGTCGGGGCGCTGGGGGCGGCTTCGCCGGCCCTCGCCCGGCCTCTGTGGACGTGGTCACCCAGCGCGTCGGTGGCAGGCACGGGCGTGGGGGTCGATCCGGAGTACGTGTGGGACGAGGAAGCCGACCCGGTACTCGCGGCAGTGATCGACCGCGGCGAGGTGTCCAGGGTCAACGCGCTGCTCAAGCAATGGACGCGGAACGACCAGCCGTTGCCCGACGGACTCCCGGGGGACCTGCGGGAGTTCATGGAGAGCGCCCGTCGCATGCCGTCCTGGGCGGACAAGGCGCGGCTCGACCGCGGCGCTCGGTTCAGCAAGACCAAGGGGATCTACGTGGGGGCTCTGTACGGCCTCGGCAGTGGCCTGATGAGTACCGCCATACCCAGGGAGTCACGCGCCGTGTACTACTCCAAGGGTGGCGCCGACATGAAGGACCGCATCGCCAAGACCGCGCGGCTCGGCTACGACATCGGGGACCTCGACGCCTACCTGCCGCAGGGCTCGATGATCGTCACCGCCGTGAAGACCCGCATGGTGCACGCCGCCGTGCGCCACCTGCTGCCGCAGTCCCCCGCCTGGTCACAGACCAGCGGCGGCCAGAAGATCCCGATCAGCCAGGCCGACATCATGGTCACCTGGCACAGCCTGGCCACCTTCGTCATGAGCAAGATGAAGGAGTGGGGTGTCCGGGTCGGCACCGCTGATTCCGAGGCGTATCTCCACGTGTGGCAGGTGAGCGCGCACATGCTCGGCGTCAGCGACGAGTACATCCCCGCCACCTGGGACGCGGCCAACGCCCAGTCGAAGCAGGTCCTCGATCCGATCCTCGGCCACACTCCCGAGGGGGAAGCACTGACAGAAGTCCTCCTCGGTATCGTGGCCGAGCTCGACGCCGGGCTCACACGCCCTCTGATCAGCGCGTTCTCCAGGTACACACTGGGCGGCGAGGTCGGAGACATGATCGGCCTGTCCAAGCAGCCTGTCCTGGAACGGCTGATCGCGACGGCCTGGCCGCTGCTCGTGGCCTTCCGTGAAGGTCTGATACCCATTCCCGCCGTCCCCGCGGTCCTCTGGACACTGGAGGAAGCGCTCCGTAGGTTCGTCCTGCTCTTCCTCGCCGAGGGCCGGCCCATCGCCATCGACATCCCGGACATGAACCGCCCCTCCTGA
- a CDS encoding septum formation family protein encodes MVPTLLLTACSGSSEDEQPAHPVFDAPVGQQPRQALLATQESGSARFTQTLTFGSPAGDTVQRSTGRVDFSSGRAAGSVEWSLAPGLPEGAKDALLGVRLGPGNSPARTRIAVDPDAVRLRAGEAGYWLTYEGTLETFGGEASISALRGSESAFGGTLLEILSGAQDVKGTKATEGGRTYTAKLTAYNALRMFSQDMRAELTSNIDPSGTDTPVTLSIVADAEGHITRAEADFSGLLDRKDSALADMTGLHAVMTLSGQGDSPPVMPTPSEPTLDAKTAVRPVGDQKEGTCADLATGNRMLDMVVAVPCTQPHDVRVFAHATLGTEYPGDANAQRQAGEACRREHRSAPGTWKREAADEDVYWYTWPEEDRWGVGGAATVSCYIVTRDPVTTRALAV; translated from the coding sequence GTGGTACCCACTCTCCTTCTCACCGCCTGTTCGGGCAGTTCCGAGGACGAGCAGCCCGCTCATCCCGTCTTCGACGCGCCGGTCGGGCAGCAGCCCCGTCAAGCCCTGCTCGCGACCCAGGAGAGCGGGAGTGCTCGTTTCACACAGACCCTGACGTTCGGCTCACCCGCAGGGGACACGGTCCAGCGGTCCACCGGACGTGTCGACTTCTCCAGCGGCCGCGCGGCTGGTTCCGTCGAGTGGTCATTGGCGCCTGGCCTGCCGGAAGGGGCCAAGGACGCACTGCTGGGCGTTCGGCTGGGCCCAGGGAATTCCCCCGCGCGGACCCGGATCGCCGTGGACCCGGACGCCGTGCGACTGCGTGCGGGCGAGGCCGGCTACTGGCTGACATACGAGGGCACTCTGGAGACCTTCGGAGGTGAGGCATCGATCAGCGCACTGCGGGGATCCGAGTCCGCGTTCGGCGGCACACTGCTCGAGATACTGAGCGGTGCCCAGGACGTGAAGGGAACCAAGGCCACTGAGGGCGGCCGGACGTACACGGCAAAGCTCACCGCGTACAACGCGCTGCGCATGTTCTCCCAGGACATGCGAGCCGAACTCACCAGCAATATCGACCCCAGCGGCACGGACACCCCGGTGACGCTGAGCATCGTTGCGGACGCCGAGGGGCACATCACTCGCGCCGAAGCCGACTTCTCCGGCCTTCTCGACAGGAAGGACAGTGCCCTGGCGGACATGACCGGCCTTCACGCGGTGATGACGCTGAGCGGACAGGGCGACTCCCCGCCGGTCATGCCCACGCCGTCGGAACCCACGCTCGACGCGAAGACCGCCGTCAGGCCGGTCGGTGATCAGAAGGAGGGCACATGTGCTGACCTCGCGACCGGAAACCGCATGCTCGACATGGTCGTCGCCGTGCCCTGCACCCAGCCCCACGACGTCCGTGTGTTCGCCCATGCGACCTTGGGCACCGAATACCCCGGCGACGCCAACGCCCAGCGGCAGGCGGGTGAGGCGTGCCGCCGGGAACACCGTTCGGCGCCCGGCACATGGAAGCGTGAAGCGGCTGACGAAGACGTCTACTGGTACACGTGGCCGGAGGAGGACCGCTGGGGCGTCGGCGGCGCCGCAACGGTCTCCTGCTACATCGTGACCCGCGACCCCGTGACCACCCGGGCGCTGGCCGTCTGA
- the argB gene encoding acetylglutamate kinase translates to MERLELERLRGRVVVIKFGGHAMVNEELRTTFAQDVVTLRGAGLLPVVVHGGGPQISAMLERLDLEVRFEAGLRVTTPEVMDVVRMVLTGRVQRELVGLINAHGPFAVGISGEDAHTMTAVRRTVRVNGEPVDIGLVGEVVDVNADTVRALLEQDHIPVISPVARGTDGQVYNVNADLAAAALAVALDAEKLVMLTDVEGLYANWPYGTEVIRRITTEETEKLLPELTSGMLPKMEGCLRAVRAGVRSAHILDGRVPNSALRGIVSGDSLGTTVVPDQGPRMG, encoded by the coding sequence ATGGAGCGGCTGGAGCTCGAGCGGCTCCGTGGCAGGGTCGTCGTGATCAAGTTCGGCGGCCACGCCATGGTGAACGAGGAACTCAGGACGACCTTCGCGCAGGACGTCGTGACCCTGCGGGGCGCCGGCCTGCTCCCGGTGGTCGTGCACGGCGGCGGCCCCCAGATAAGCGCGATGCTGGAACGGCTCGACCTGGAGGTGCGCTTCGAGGCGGGCCTGCGCGTGACGACCCCGGAGGTGATGGATGTCGTACGCATGGTACTGACGGGTCGGGTACAGCGTGAGCTGGTGGGCCTGATCAACGCGCACGGGCCCTTCGCGGTAGGGATCTCGGGTGAGGACGCGCACACCATGACCGCCGTACGGCGAACGGTCCGGGTGAACGGCGAACCCGTGGACATCGGGCTGGTCGGCGAAGTCGTGGACGTGAACGCTGATACCGTCCGTGCGCTCCTGGAGCAGGATCACATCCCTGTCATCTCCCCCGTGGCACGTGGAACGGACGGGCAGGTCTACAACGTCAACGCCGATCTCGCGGCGGCGGCTCTGGCGGTGGCTCTCGACGCGGAGAAGCTGGTGATGCTCACGGACGTCGAAGGCCTGTACGCGAACTGGCCGTACGGCACCGAAGTGATCCGGCGGATCACGACCGAGGAGACAGAGAAGCTGCTGCCTGAGCTGACGAGCGGCATGCTCCCGAAAATGGAAGGCTGCTTGAGGGCCGTCCGTGCCGGTGTCCGCAGCGCTCACATCCTGGACGGACGCGTACCCAACTCCGCGCTACGCGGCATCGTGTCCGGCGACTCCCTGGGGACCACCGTGGTTCCGGACCAGGGACCCCGCATGGGGTGA
- a CDS encoding translation initiation factor IF-2, producing MRRLLLLSPLLLFALGCGVVQSSEDEAADAAREAARKAGERLYGQSPRTAEEVGRSAAGIDGVEVLRVRGTSTHDGDGIDVVVRTSGSAYDGWLAPEEVTVQRCFAVRVSPKSEWGEAPRDVDCPDSPPQAFAPPPEAPPLPYEELRAKLPRVPEGGRVDEAEVRRTLAALDLHPGIRSEVKADGGMVGVLLSVRGNGFDAQDCLLARVAPGDTEVWVPSRIQRMPGEGGCAVGNALGPQPSSR from the coding sequence ATGCGTCGACTCCTCCTGCTCTCACCGCTGTTACTGTTCGCCCTCGGCTGCGGGGTGGTGCAGTCCTCCGAGGACGAGGCGGCGGACGCCGCACGCGAGGCCGCCAGGAAGGCAGGGGAGCGGCTCTACGGCCAGAGTCCACGCACGGCGGAGGAGGTCGGGCGTTCCGCTGCGGGCATCGACGGGGTGGAAGTACTGCGGGTGAGGGGGACTTCGACACACGACGGGGATGGCATCGACGTGGTCGTCCGCACGTCCGGCTCGGCGTACGACGGCTGGCTCGCCCCCGAGGAGGTGACCGTGCAGCGCTGTTTCGCGGTGCGGGTGTCGCCGAAGTCGGAGTGGGGTGAGGCCCCTCGGGACGTGGATTGCCCGGACAGCCCTCCGCAGGCCTTCGCCCCGCCGCCCGAAGCGCCCCCACTGCCGTACGAGGAGCTCCGCGCGAAGCTTCCGAGGGTGCCGGAGGGCGGCCGGGTGGACGAGGCCGAGGTACGCCGTACGCTCGCTGCCCTGGACCTGCATCCGGGAATCCGGAGCGAGGTGAAGGCGGACGGCGGAATGGTCGGCGTTCTCCTGTCCGTCAGGGGCAACGGCTTCGACGCGCAGGACTGCCTCCTTGCCCGCGTGGCCCCCGGAGACACGGAGGTATGGGTGCCTTCGCGTATTCAGCGAATGCCCGGAGAGGGCGGCTGCGCCGTGGGCAACGCCTTGGGCCCGCAACCGTCATCTCGGTGA